One window from the genome of Diabrotica virgifera virgifera chromosome 6, PGI_DIABVI_V3a encodes:
- the LOC114341820 gene encoding mitochondrial dicarboxylate carrier-like, which yields MKVTENSSEHKYKIQEVYSREDPKLPRWYFGGIAGAATVLVTHPIELLKVLIQVQKARSKPTTKMVRKIIKTEGFLAFYSGLSASISRQLTYSTAKFALYEQAKYYMDMNNFSSKVMAGAVSGFVGGWVGVPADIVNVRMQSDIRRNSKYRRNYRNVVHGLMEIYQKEGFVQIYRGSTMACMRSVLLSVGQLSIYDELQIITLRTGLVNDNLLTHLTCSLIAGIAASLLSQPFDMIKIKLMNAEPGEYKGVWDCVRHTSKSGPRAFFKGVVPSAVKIIPNTVIGFIVYEQLIKYFGYVPRKDLNKVLDSSGQK from the coding sequence ATGAAAGTAACAGAAAATTCCAGTgaacataaatataaaattcaaGAAGTATATTCACGTGAAGACCCTAAACTACCAAGATGGTACTTTGGAGGTATCGCAGGAGCAGCCACCGTTTTGGTAACCCATCCCATAGAACTACTAAAAGTCCTAATACAAGTTCAAAAAGCACGATCAAAACCCACAACCAAAATGGTTCGAAAGATAATCAAAACTGAGGGCTTTCTAGCATTTTATTCTGGTCTATCAGCTTCAATTTCTCGTCAGTTAACATATTCCACCGCCAAATTTGCGCTATATGAGCAAGCGAAATACTATATGGATATGAACAACTTTTCTTCCAAAGTAATGGCAGGAGCAGTATCAGGATTTGTTGGAGGTTGGGTTGGAGTTCCTGCAGATATAGTAAATGTAAGGATGCAAAGTGATATAAGAAGAAACTCCAAGTATAGAAGAAATTATCGAAATGTTGTACACGGACTCATGGAAATATACCAAAAGGAAGGATTTGTCCAAATTTATAGAGGATCCACCATGGCATGTATGAGATCGGTGTTGCTGAGTGTTGGACAACTTTCGATATACGATGAACTTCAAATAATTACTCTTAGAACAGGCTTGGTTAACGATAACCTTCTAACTCATTTGACCTGTAGTCTTATTGCTGGAATCGCTGCTTCTCTGCTCTCACAGCCATTTGATATGATCAAAATCAAGCTGATGAATGCAGAGCCTGGAGAGTATAAAGGAGTTTGGGACTGTGTACGCCACACCAGTAAAAGTGGTCCAAGAGCTTTTTTTAAAGGTGTGGTTCCATCTGCTGTTAAGATTATCCCAAATACTGTAATAGGTTTTATCGTGTATGAACAGTTGATTAAGTATTTTGGTTATGTTCCTCGGAAAGATTTAAATAAAGTTTTGGACTCTTCTGGACAGAAATAA